The Listeria welshimeri serovar 6b str. SLCC5334 genome has a window encoding:
- the lap gene encoding adhesion-mediating acetaldehyde/alcohol dehydrogenase LAP produces the protein MAIKENAAQEVLEVQKVINRLADNGQQALKAFENYDQEQVDNIVHAMALAGLDQHMPLAKLAVEETGRGLYEDKCIKNIFATEYIWNNIKNNKTVGVIHEDVQTGVIEIAEPVGVVAGVTPVTNPTSTTLFKAIIAIKTRNPIIFAFHPSAQRCSAAAAKVVYDAAVAAGAPEHCIQWVEKPSLEATKQLMNHDKVALVLATGGAGMVKSAYSTGKPALGVGPGNVPAYIDKTAKIKRSVNDIILSKSFDQGMICASEQAVIVDKEVAKEVKAEMEANKCYFVKGAEFKKLESYVINPEKGTLNPDVVGKSPAWIANQAGFKVPEDTKILVAEIKGVGDKYPLSHEKLSPVLAFIEAANQAEAFDRCEEMLVYGGLGHSAVIHSTDKEVQKAFGIRMKACRIIVNAPSAQGGIGDIYNGFIPSLTLGCGSYGKNSVSQNVSATNLLNVKRIADRRNNMQWFKLPPKIFFEKYSTQYLQKMEGVERVFIVTDPGMVQFKYVDVVIEHLKKRGNDVAYQVFADVEPDPSDVTVYKGAELMKDFKPDTIIALGGGSAMDAAKGMWLFYEHPEASFFGLKQKFLDIRKRTFKYPKLGGKAKFVAIPTTSGTGSEVTPFAVITDKENNIKYPLADYELTPDVAIVDAQYVTTVPAHITADTGMDVLTHAIESYVSVMASDYTRGLSIRAIELVFENLRESVLTGDPDAREKMHNASALAGMAFANAFLGINHSLAHKIGPEFHIPHGRANAILMPHVIRYNALKPKKHALFPRYESFRADEDYARISRIIGLPAATTEEGVKSLVDAIIKLGKDVGIDMSLKGQNVAKKDLDAVVDTLADRAFMDQCTTANPKQPLVSELKEIYLEAYKGV, from the coding sequence ATGGCAATTAAAGAAAATGCGGCCCAAGAAGTATTAGAAGTTCAAAAAGTGATTAACAGATTAGCAGACAATGGACAACAAGCATTGAAAGCATTTGAGAATTACGACCAAGAACAAGTAGATAATATCGTACATGCAATGGCGCTTGCCGGACTCGACCAACATATGCCCCTTGCAAAATTAGCAGTAGAAGAAACAGGACGAGGATTATACGAAGATAAATGTATTAAAAATATCTTTGCAACAGAATATATTTGGAACAACATTAAAAACAACAAGACAGTCGGCGTTATTCACGAAGACGTTCAAACTGGTGTTATCGAAATTGCAGAACCAGTTGGTGTTGTTGCCGGGGTTACACCAGTAACTAACCCAACATCTACTACACTTTTCAAAGCAATTATCGCAATTAAAACACGAAACCCAATCATCTTCGCTTTCCATCCAAGTGCACAACGTTGTTCAGCAGCAGCAGCAAAAGTTGTTTATGATGCGGCAGTTGCAGCTGGAGCGCCAGAACATTGTATTCAATGGGTAGAAAAACCTTCCCTAGAAGCAACCAAACAATTAATGAATCACGATAAAGTAGCACTTGTACTTGCAACTGGTGGTGCTGGAATGGTTAAATCAGCATACTCTACTGGTAAACCGGCACTAGGTGTTGGCCCGGGTAACGTACCAGCTTACATTGACAAAACAGCTAAAATCAAACGTTCTGTTAATGACATCATTCTTTCTAAATCTTTTGACCAAGGAATGATTTGTGCTTCTGAACAAGCAGTTATCGTGGACAAAGAAGTCGCTAAAGAAGTAAAAGCAGAAATGGAAGCCAATAAATGCTACTTCGTTAAAGGCGCTGAATTTAAAAAATTAGAAAGCTATGTAATCAACCCTGAAAAAGGAACACTTAACCCAGATGTAGTTGGTAAATCCCCTGCATGGATTGCAAACCAAGCTGGCTTCAAAGTTCCTGAAGACACAAAAATTCTTGTGGCTGAAATTAAAGGTGTTGGCGATAAATACCCACTATCTCATGAAAAATTAAGCCCAGTTCTTGCATTCATCGAAGCAGCTAACCAAGCAGAAGCATTCGATCGTTGTGAAGAAATGCTCGTATACGGAGGACTTGGACACTCTGCAGTTATTCACTCTACAGATAAAGAAGTTCAAAAAGCATTCGGTATCCGTATGAAAGCTTGCCGTATCATTGTAAATGCACCAAGCGCTCAAGGTGGTATTGGTGACATCTATAACGGCTTCATCCCTTCCCTAACACTTGGTTGTGGATCTTATGGTAAAAACTCTGTATCACAAAATGTAAGTGCGACTAACTTGCTGAACGTTAAACGTATCGCGGATCGGAGAAATAATATGCAATGGTTCAAACTTCCACCAAAAATTTTCTTTGAAAAATATTCCACTCAATACCTTCAAAAAATGGAAGGCGTTGAACGCGTATTTATCGTAACTGACCCAGGTATGGTTCAATTCAAATACGTTGATGTAGTAATCGAACACCTGAAAAAACGCGGTAACGACGTAGCTTACCAAGTATTCGCTGATGTTGAACCAGATCCATCTGACGTTACAGTTTATAAAGGTGCAGAATTAATGAAAGACTTTAAACCAGATACAATCATCGCTCTTGGTGGTGGTTCTGCAATGGATGCTGCTAAAGGTATGTGGTTATTCTATGAACACCCAGAAGCTTCATTCTTTGGCTTGAAACAAAAATTCTTAGATATCCGCAAACGTACTTTCAAATATCCTAAACTTGGTGGAAAAGCGAAATTCGTTGCAATTCCAACAACAAGTGGTACTGGTTCTGAAGTAACTCCATTTGCGGTTATTACAGACAAAGAAAATAACATTAAATACCCTCTTGCTGACTACGAATTAACTCCAGACGTTGCGATTGTCGATGCACAATATGTAACTACTGTTCCAGCACACATTACTGCTGATACTGGTATGGACGTTCTAACTCATGCAATTGAATCTTATGTATCCGTAATGGCAAGCGATTATACTCGTGGATTATCCATCCGTGCAATCGAACTTGTTTTTGAAAACTTACGTGAATCCGTTCTTACTGGTGATCCAGATGCACGTGAAAAAATGCATAATGCTTCTGCCCTAGCTGGTATGGCATTTGCGAATGCGTTCCTAGGAATTAACCATAGCTTGGCACACAAAATTGGACCTGAATTCCACATTCCTCACGGTCGTGCGAATGCAATCCTTATGCCACATGTTATCCGCTATAACGCACTTAAACCTAAAAAACATGCGTTATTCCCAAGATATGAAAGCTTCCGTGCCGATGAAGATTATGCTCGTATTTCTCGTATTATCGGTTTACCAGCTGCAACTACAGAAGAAGGCGTTAAATCTCTTGTAGATGCAATTATCAAACTTGGTAAAGATGTTGGTATCGACATGAGTCTTAAAGGACAAAATGTTGCTAAAAAAGACTTGGATGCTGTAGTAGATACGCTTGCTGATCGCGCATTCATGGACCAATGTACTACTGCCAACCCTAAACAACCACTTGTAAGCGAATTGAAAGAAATCTATCTTGAAGCTTACAAAGGGGTTTGA
- a CDS encoding VOC family protein, whose product MIKATVPYFTFDGEAQEALNFYKKVFQAEITQTRYFHEMEGFSGDNLLGERILHARLTKDEKDLFYFSDTLEGETDAGNRLSLAVNFQTEESFVHAFVLLSKTGTVEVPIQKTFWDAKYAKVIDHYSIDWHLNLENETTT is encoded by the coding sequence ATGATAAAAGCAACAGTACCTTACTTTACTTTTGACGGAGAAGCCCAAGAAGCTCTAAATTTCTATAAAAAAGTATTTCAAGCTGAAATCACCCAGACTCGCTACTTTCATGAAATGGAAGGATTTTCAGGAGATAACCTCTTAGGCGAACGAATTCTTCACGCTAGACTTACTAAAGATGAAAAAGATTTATTTTACTTCTCCGATACATTGGAAGGCGAAACAGATGCGGGAAATCGACTGTCACTTGCGGTTAATTTTCAAACCGAAGAAAGCTTTGTCCATGCGTTCGTACTACTTTCTAAAACAGGAACAGTTGAAGTTCCTATTCAAAAGACATTTTGGGATGCTAAATATGCCAAAGTAATTGATCACTATAGTATTGACTGGCATCTTAATCTAGAAAATGAGACTACTACTTAA
- a CDS encoding ABC transporter ATP-binding protein has product MTETVLKLEHVTKKIGQKNIVHDISFDIHKGEVFGLLGPNGAGKTTIIRSIVGLIRRTEGNVFINGKNVDIEFKSAISEVGAIIENPEFYMYMSGWANLKQFARMSQKNITDEQIREIVELVKLTGAINQKVKTYSLGMRQRLGVAQALVHNPALLILDEPTNGLDPQGMAEFRTLIRDLATNGTSVLISSHLLSEIQQITDRFAIINKGVLTHIEKMSDLLENHVAVYQLKVTNPEITKNILTTLPVKLVAEKENSFKVEVAHEDVHLIARAIIQADVDLLEMVPLQASLEERFLELTKGGGAEV; this is encoded by the coding sequence ATGACTGAGACAGTTTTAAAATTAGAACATGTCACAAAAAAAATCGGACAAAAAAATATTGTCCATGATATCAGCTTTGACATACATAAAGGAGAAGTATTTGGTTTACTTGGTCCAAATGGCGCAGGTAAAACTACTATTATCCGCTCGATTGTTGGCTTAATTCGCCGAACAGAAGGTAATGTTTTTATTAATGGTAAAAATGTGGATATTGAATTCAAGTCCGCTATTTCAGAAGTTGGCGCAATTATTGAAAATCCAGAGTTTTACATGTATATGTCTGGATGGGCGAATTTAAAACAATTTGCACGTATGAGCCAGAAGAATATTACAGATGAACAAATTCGCGAAATTGTGGAGCTTGTAAAACTGACTGGCGCGATTAATCAGAAAGTAAAAACCTATTCTCTAGGTATGCGCCAACGTTTAGGTGTTGCACAAGCATTAGTTCACAACCCTGCCCTACTTATTCTAGATGAACCAACAAATGGACTTGATCCACAAGGAATGGCAGAATTTAGAACATTAATTCGAGACCTTGCAACCAATGGTACTTCAGTATTAATTTCTAGTCATCTACTTAGCGAAATTCAACAAATAACTGATCGTTTCGCTATTATTAATAAAGGTGTTTTAACGCACATAGAAAAAATGAGTGATCTTCTTGAAAACCATGTTGCTGTTTATCAACTGAAAGTCACGAATCCCGAAATAACAAAAAATATACTAACAACTCTCCCAGTAAAACTTGTTGCTGAAAAAGAAAACTCATTTAAAGTGGAAGTTGCTCATGAAGATGTGCATCTCATTGCACGTGCGATTATTCAAGCAGACGTTGATTTACTCGAAATGGTTCCACTTCAAGCCTCCCTTGAAGAACGATTCCTAGAATTAACGAAAGGCGGAGGTGCAGAAGTATGA
- a CDS encoding ABC transporter permease, whose protein sequence is MISLIKNEFIKLFSRKSSWIMQIVLFAAVLTLALLMFFVSKIDTSGMEGGDASNAGITAYYDDKGAPVTEEEYWNSADKDGNPTYKSETLSLTDSVAYLKTQEKAATSKEAKESIQNQIDYYQAYVDAGEKPANNSAGISSADFFSSLGSSGAVATMLVVVVASIIVATEFSGGTIKLLLARPYSRSQILFSKYIMCIVYSVISSITLFLASFIFSFILPKQSIFMPIAPSTGAMTAWDHALTLLGTNFLLMIVYATIAFFFSSVVRSQALAVGVGVGVLFSGGIIRQLLPLAIEKYDWMKWVIFNLLSLNDTVGGEKIAGGLADWQVIAGLGVYTVIILFFTFFLFKKRDVALS, encoded by the coding sequence ATGATATCTTTAATAAAAAATGAATTCATTAAATTATTCTCGAGAAAATCAAGTTGGATTATGCAAATTGTATTATTCGCAGCAGTTCTAACTCTAGCTCTACTTATGTTTTTTGTTAGTAAAATAGATACAAGTGGCATGGAAGGCGGAGATGCCAGTAATGCTGGTATTACAGCCTATTATGATGATAAAGGCGCTCCAGTTACTGAAGAAGAATACTGGAATTCAGCTGATAAAGATGGTAACCCAACGTATAAATCTGAAACCTTGTCTCTAACTGATTCTGTTGCCTATTTAAAAACACAAGAAAAAGCTGCTACTTCCAAAGAAGCTAAAGAATCGATTCAAAATCAAATTGATTACTATCAAGCTTATGTGGATGCAGGTGAAAAACCAGCCAATAATTCTGCTGGAATTTCAAGTGCCGATTTCTTTTCTTCCTTAGGCAGTTCCGGCGCTGTTGCAACAATGTTAGTTGTCGTTGTCGCAAGTATTATTGTAGCTACAGAATTTTCTGGTGGTACGATTAAGTTATTACTAGCACGACCTTATTCAAGAAGCCAAATTTTGTTCTCTAAATATATTATGTGTATTGTCTATAGTGTCATTAGTTCGATAACACTATTCTTAGCTAGCTTTATCTTTTCATTCATTTTACCTAAGCAATCTATCTTCATGCCAATTGCTCCTTCTACTGGTGCAATGACGGCTTGGGATCACGCTTTAACCTTACTTGGAACAAACTTCTTACTGATGATTGTATATGCAACTATCGCTTTCTTCTTCTCATCTGTTGTTCGTTCACAAGCACTCGCAGTAGGTGTTGGGGTCGGCGTATTATTCTCAGGTGGAATTATCCGTCAACTCCTTCCACTTGCTATCGAAAAATATGACTGGATGAAATGGGTTATTTTCAACCTACTTAGTCTAAACGATACAGTAGGCGGTGAAAAAATCGCTGGCGGCTTAGCAGATTGGCAAGTCATCGCTGGCTTAGGCGTTTATACAGTGATTATTCTCTTCTTTACATTCTTCTTATTCAAAAAACGAGATGTCGCTTTAAGTTAA
- a CDS encoding S66 peptidase family protein: protein MIPAKLKQGDEIRIIAPSRSIGIIAENQVGIAVKRLNEMGFKVTFGEHVSEMDCMSSSSIRSRVADIHEAFNDSSVKAILTVIGGFNSNQLLPYLDYDLISENPKILCGFSDITALATAIYTQTELVTYSGAHFSSFSMEKGLEYVIDSFSACLLQKEPFILEESVSWSDDEWYLDQENRNFIPNEGLVVMQSGEAEGTIIGGNLCTLNLLQGTEYMPHLAGAILFLEDTSMSDPETFDRDLESLLSQPGADEIQGLVIGRFQKESAMTAEKLAFIIKTKTALQEIPVISGADFGHTQPVATFPIGGTAGINTNATDKIQIIKH, encoded by the coding sequence ATGATTCCAGCAAAATTAAAACAAGGGGATGAAATTCGTATTATTGCGCCAAGTCGCTCTATCGGTATTATAGCGGAAAATCAAGTGGGAATTGCCGTTAAGCGTCTAAATGAGATGGGTTTTAAGGTTACTTTTGGCGAACATGTGTCAGAAATGGATTGTATGTCGAGTTCAAGCATTCGTTCTCGTGTAGCTGATATTCATGAAGCTTTCAATGATTCGAGTGTCAAAGCTATTTTAACGGTTATTGGTGGTTTTAATAGCAATCAATTGTTGCCTTATTTAGATTATGATTTAATTTCGGAAAACCCTAAGATTTTATGTGGCTTTTCTGATATCACAGCCCTTGCAACAGCAATCTATACACAAACGGAACTAGTTACTTATTCCGGAGCCCATTTTTCTAGTTTTTCAATGGAAAAAGGTTTGGAATATGTTATTGATTCATTTAGTGCGTGCTTATTGCAAAAAGAACCATTTATTCTGGAGGAAAGTGTTTCTTGGAGTGATGATGAATGGTATTTGGATCAAGAGAATAGAAATTTTATACCAAATGAAGGTTTAGTTGTTATGCAATCTGGAGAGGCAGAAGGAACGATTATTGGCGGAAATCTCTGCACACTTAATTTGCTTCAAGGAACAGAATATATGCCTCATTTAGCTGGTGCAATTTTATTTCTTGAAGACACTAGTATGAGTGATCCTGAGACATTTGACCGCGATTTAGAATCACTGCTTAGTCAACCTGGAGCAGATGAAATTCAAGGTCTGGTAATTGGCCGTTTTCAAAAAGAATCAGCAATGACAGCAGAGAAACTTGCTTTTATTATTAAAACTAAAACAGCTTTGCAAGAGATTCCGGTTATTTCTGGCGCAGATTTTGGTCACACACAGCCAGTTGCGACTTTTCCAATTGGCGGAACAGCAGGAATCAATACAAATGCAACAGACAAAATTCAAATTATAAAGCATTAA
- a CDS encoding DNA-3-methyladenine glycosylase I, translating into MSEELRCPWSINDPFELEYHDAEWCVPSRDDTYLFEMLNLEGAQAGLSWRLILHKRKAYQEAFFHFDIDKCALLTDDELATIVEEAAIVKNRLKVKAVRTNALATQKVQAEFGSFANYIWGFTNNERIINEWQGMGEVPASTELSEKISKDLKKRGFKFVGPVIIYSYLQAIGILDDHLRSCPFHTFNREATK; encoded by the coding sequence TTGTCCGAAGAATTACGTTGCCCATGGTCGATTAATGACCCGTTTGAACTAGAATATCATGATGCAGAATGGTGTGTCCCGAGTAGGGACGACACTTATTTATTTGAAATGCTTAATTTAGAAGGAGCACAAGCTGGACTATCATGGAGATTAATTTTACATAAAAGAAAAGCTTATCAAGAAGCTTTTTTTCACTTTGATATTGATAAATGTGCACTCTTAACGGACGATGAGCTGGCGACGATTGTCGAAGAAGCGGCTATTGTGAAGAATCGTCTTAAAGTGAAAGCAGTGCGTACGAATGCTTTAGCTACGCAAAAAGTCCAAGCCGAATTCGGCTCATTTGCAAACTATATTTGGGGTTTTACGAATAATGAGCGTATTATTAATGAATGGCAAGGCATGGGAGAGGTCCCTGCTAGCACCGAACTATCTGAGAAAATAAGTAAAGATTTAAAGAAAAGAGGATTTAAGTTTGTTGGTCCAGTAATTATTTATTCCTACTTACAAGCTATTGGTATTTTGGATGACCATCTACGTTCATGCCCATTTCATACATTTAATAGGGAGGCGACGAAATGA
- the acnA gene encoding aconitate hydratase AcnA codes for MTNWKEKAKASFKLNEKTYHYYKLKTLEEDKLTNIEKLPYSVRVLLESVLRQADGRVITDAHVEDLAHWSKDGNEGEVPFKPARVILQDFTGVPAVVDLASLRKAMADLGGDPEKINPEIPVDLVVDHSVQVDSYANPEALKINMELEFKRNMERYQFLNWAQKAFDNYRAVPPATGIVHQVNLEYLANVVIANEVADGEFVAFPDSLVGTDSHTTMINGIGVLGWGVGGIEAEAGMLGQPSYFPIPEVIGVKLLGALPNGATATDFALKVTQVLREQKVVGKFVEFYGPGVATLPLADRATVANMAPEYGATCGFFPVDKEALNYLKLTGRDKEQIELVEAYLEANDLFFTPEKVEPNYTQIVEIDLSAIEPNLAGPKRPQDLIPLSKMKETFRESITAKAGNQGFGLDKSSLDKEVNVTFGNGDQSTMKTGSVAIAAITSCTNTSNPYVMLSAGLVAKKAVEKGLEVPKFVKTSLAPGSKVVTGYLEKAGLLPYLEKLGFDLVGYGCTTCIGNSGPLKEEIEEAIQESDLLVSAVLSGNRNFEGRIHALVKANFLASPPLVVAYALAGTTNVDMLTEPIGRGNNGEEVFLNDIWPSSEEVKALVEETVTPELFREQYAHVFDENEAWNAIETTEDALYKWDDNSTYIANPPFFDNLAKEAGKVEALSGLRIIGKFGDSVTTDHISPAGAIGKDTPAGKFLQEQGVAIRDFNSYGSRRGHHDVMMRGTFANIRIKNQIAPGTEGGYTTYWPTGEVMSIYDASRKYIENSTGLVILAGDDYGMGSSRDWAAKGTNLLGIKTVIAKSYERIHRSNLVMMGVLPLQFQPGEDAETLGLTGSESLQVAISEEVSPRDLVNVTAVREDGSSLTFKALARFDSEVEIDYYRHGGILPMVLRGKLK; via the coding sequence ATGACTAATTGGAAAGAAAAAGCAAAAGCATCGTTTAAATTGAACGAAAAAACATATCATTATTACAAACTAAAAACCTTAGAAGAGGACAAGCTTACTAACATTGAAAAGTTACCTTATTCAGTACGTGTTTTACTTGAATCTGTATTACGACAAGCAGATGGTAGAGTGATTACGGATGCACACGTAGAAGACTTAGCGCACTGGTCAAAAGATGGCAACGAAGGGGAAGTGCCTTTTAAACCGGCTCGTGTTATTTTACAAGATTTCACTGGAGTTCCAGCAGTCGTTGATTTAGCTTCCTTACGTAAAGCAATGGCAGATCTTGGCGGAGATCCAGAAAAAATCAATCCAGAAATCCCCGTTGATTTAGTAGTCGATCACTCTGTACAAGTTGATAGTTACGCCAATCCAGAAGCACTTAAAATCAACATGGAACTGGAATTCAAACGCAATATGGAGCGTTATCAATTTTTGAACTGGGCGCAAAAAGCATTTGATAATTACCGTGCCGTTCCACCCGCAACTGGTATTGTTCACCAAGTTAATTTAGAGTATTTAGCAAACGTCGTTATTGCGAATGAAGTGGCAGACGGCGAATTTGTAGCGTTCCCAGATTCCCTTGTTGGAACAGATAGCCATACGACTATGATTAACGGTATTGGCGTTTTAGGGTGGGGTGTTGGTGGTATTGAAGCCGAAGCCGGTATGCTCGGTCAACCTTCTTATTTTCCAATTCCAGAAGTAATTGGGGTGAAATTACTCGGTGCTTTGCCAAATGGTGCTACTGCAACTGATTTTGCTCTAAAAGTTACTCAAGTCTTGCGAGAACAAAAAGTAGTAGGTAAATTTGTAGAATTTTATGGTCCAGGAGTTGCGACGCTTCCACTTGCTGATCGTGCAACTGTTGCTAATATGGCTCCAGAATACGGCGCAACTTGCGGATTTTTCCCAGTAGACAAAGAAGCACTTAATTATTTAAAATTAACTGGTCGTGATAAAGAACAAATTGAACTCGTAGAAGCCTATTTAGAAGCAAACGATTTATTCTTCACACCGGAAAAAGTAGAACCAAACTACACCCAAATCGTGGAAATTGATCTTTCCGCCATTGAACCAAACTTAGCTGGACCAAAACGTCCACAAGATTTGATTCCACTTTCCAAAATGAAAGAAACATTCCGCGAATCGATTACAGCGAAAGCGGGTAACCAAGGTTTCGGTTTAGATAAATCTAGCTTAGACAAAGAAGTCAACGTTACATTTGGCAACGGCGACCAATCCACAATGAAAACGGGATCCGTTGCAATTGCAGCTATTACAAGCTGTACGAATACCTCTAATCCATACGTTATGCTAAGCGCCGGTTTGGTTGCTAAAAAAGCAGTCGAAAAAGGATTAGAAGTACCTAAATTCGTAAAAACTTCTTTAGCGCCTGGTTCCAAAGTCGTAACAGGCTACTTGGAAAAAGCAGGTTTACTTCCTTATTTGGAAAAACTTGGATTTGATCTTGTTGGGTATGGTTGTACAACATGTATCGGGAACTCTGGTCCTTTAAAAGAAGAAATTGAAGAAGCTATTCAAGAAAGTGATTTGCTTGTTTCCGCAGTATTAAGTGGTAACCGTAACTTTGAAGGCCGGATTCATGCGCTTGTGAAAGCAAATTTCTTGGCTTCACCACCACTTGTCGTTGCTTATGCGCTTGCTGGGACAACGAATGTTGATATGCTAACAGAACCAATCGGACGCGGTAATAATGGCGAAGAAGTCTTCTTAAACGATATTTGGCCAAGTTCCGAAGAGGTGAAGGCACTTGTTGAAGAAACTGTAACGCCAGAACTTTTCCGTGAACAATATGCCCATGTTTTTGACGAAAATGAAGCTTGGAATGCAATTGAAACAACTGAGGATGCCTTATATAAATGGGATGACAACTCTACGTATATCGCTAACCCGCCATTCTTTGATAATTTAGCAAAAGAAGCTGGCAAAGTAGAAGCCTTATCTGGACTTCGAATTATTGGTAAATTTGGCGATTCTGTTACAACGGACCATATTTCACCAGCTGGAGCCATTGGTAAAGATACACCTGCTGGCAAATTCCTTCAAGAACAAGGTGTAGCGATTCGTGATTTTAACTCATACGGTTCTCGTCGTGGTCATCATGATGTGATGATGCGTGGTACATTTGCGAATATCCGCATCAAAAACCAAATCGCACCAGGAACAGAAGGTGGCTATACAACTTACTGGCCAACTGGCGAAGTGATGTCGATTTATGATGCTTCTAGAAAATATATCGAAAACAGTACTGGTTTAGTCATTCTTGCTGGTGACGATTACGGAATGGGATCTTCGCGTGATTGGGCTGCCAAAGGAACGAATTTACTAGGGATTAAAACTGTTATCGCAAAAAGTTATGAACGGATTCATCGTTCTAACTTGGTAATGATGGGCGTTTTACCACTTCAATTCCAACCAGGTGAAGACGCAGAAACATTAGGTCTAACTGGTTCAGAAAGTTTACAAGTGGCAATTAGCGAAGAAGTATCACCAAGAGACTTGGTAAATGTAACAGCTGTTCGTGAAGACGGTTCAAGTCTCACATTTAAAGCACTAGCACGCTTTGACTCAGAAGTGGAAATTGACTATTATCGTCACGGCGGGATTTTACCAATGGTACTTCGTGGTAAATTGAAATAA
- a CDS encoding STAS domain-containing protein gives MQIQQFLVSRRSELVKMFYENYYIETDEFKLRLSSGESEESIRSLSTASCGMIIDEITGVKKLDFENIGKRRFNDKTDIRKIHQHMSEIDKFIITSLLKWRETEEVCFTESDIIQFMLDIKDTLASIQQQLLEGFMEENRNQVAAQRKEIIQLSTRIIPITSSIGVLPIVGSLDDDRGYFMKEKAVESADKLNLDTIVIDFSSAVLKDDFATKHMEDMIQSFKLIGLAPILSGMQPNFAQRTIKLGSNISTLKSFGSLEQALTNLGL, from the coding sequence ATGCAAATTCAGCAGTTTTTAGTGAGTCGTCGTTCAGAATTAGTTAAGATGTTTTATGAAAATTATTATATTGAAACAGATGAATTTAAGTTAAGGCTGAGTAGTGGAGAAAGCGAAGAATCCATTCGCTCTTTAAGTACAGCATCTTGTGGCATGATTATCGATGAAATAACTGGAGTAAAAAAACTCGATTTTGAGAATATCGGTAAAAGACGTTTTAATGATAAAACGGACATAAGAAAAATCCATCAACATATGAGTGAAATCGACAAATTTATTATAACTAGTTTGCTTAAATGGAGAGAAACAGAAGAAGTTTGTTTTACAGAGTCGGATATTATTCAATTTATGCTCGATATAAAAGATACACTTGCTTCCATTCAGCAACAACTTTTAGAAGGCTTTATGGAAGAAAATAGAAATCAAGTTGCAGCTCAGCGTAAAGAAATTATTCAATTATCCACGCGTATCATCCCAATCACTTCTTCCATCGGAGTGTTACCTATTGTTGGAAGTTTAGATGATGATAGAGGTTATTTTATGAAAGAAAAAGCAGTCGAATCTGCCGATAAGTTAAATTTAGACACAATAGTGATAGATTTTTCGAGTGCAGTGTTAAAAGATGATTTTGCAACGAAGCACATGGAAGATATGATTCAATCATTTAAATTAATTGGCTTAGCACCAATACTTTCCGGTATGCAACCAAACTTTGCACAACGTACAATTAAGCTAGGTTCTAATATTTCTACGCTTAAATCATTCGGCTCACTAGAACAAGCATTAACAAATTTAGGTTTATAA
- a CDS encoding general stress protein produces MKKWEVFAVQNVAAAEEIIDKLVSEGYEKEDISVLAKSKHNKNLETLAEKENIEIERPVNEEAFGIISGILQSLSGAIVIPQAYNPKYGALYAAGPFAKWFSKTDDKSVKKLLEDFDLTDEQVNKMIENLHADNILIFAR; encoded by the coding sequence ATGAAAAAATGGGAAGTATTCGCGGTTCAAAATGTTGCAGCAGCTGAGGAAATCATTGATAAATTAGTAAGTGAGGGCTATGAAAAAGAAGATATCTCTGTTCTAGCCAAATCAAAACACAATAAAAACTTAGAAACATTAGCAGAAAAAGAAAATATCGAAATCGAACGCCCGGTAAATGAAGAAGCATTCGGTATTATTTCAGGTATACTCCAATCCCTTAGTGGCGCAATTGTTATTCCACAAGCATATAATCCAAAGTATGGTGCTTTATATGCAGCGGGTCCTTTTGCAAAATGGTTCTCTAAAACAGATGATAAATCTGTCAAAAAACTTCTAGAAGATTTCGATCTAACTGATGAGCAAGTAAATAAAATGATTGAAAACTTACATGCAGATAATATCTTGATTTTTGCAAGATAA